Proteins encoded within one genomic window of Streptomyces sp. NBC_01314:
- a CDS encoding glycerophosphodiester phosphodiesterase, translating into MRTVTAVAHRGAPYRHRENTLDSLRAGLELGADVIEFDVRTTRDGVPVLLHDSTLNRLWEVERQLAALSAAELRGLTACGVPTLADALLTIKDSRVMVDLPGAVDPRAVRQILGVVREYGAEDRVYYSAEPPTLLAVRAAAPAAELALTWKTLAPPRPALLAAIRPRWLNYRFGLVTRPLADRIHQDGHLLSVWTPDTRRSMRCLLDMGVDSITTNRVDALCALRQLF; encoded by the coding sequence ATGCGTACCGTGACAGCCGTCGCCCATCGCGGCGCCCCCTACCGCCACCGTGAGAACACGCTCGACTCCTTGCGGGCCGGACTCGAACTGGGCGCGGACGTCATCGAGTTCGACGTACGGACGACCCGCGACGGCGTGCCCGTCCTGCTCCACGACTCGACGCTGAACCGGCTGTGGGAGGTGGAACGGCAACTGGCCGCGCTCTCCGCCGCGGAGCTGCGCGGGCTGACGGCCTGCGGGGTACCGACGCTGGCCGACGCGCTGCTCACCATCAAGGACAGCCGGGTGATGGTGGACCTGCCGGGCGCGGTGGACCCCCGGGCGGTGCGGCAGATCCTCGGCGTCGTACGGGAGTACGGGGCCGAGGACCGCGTCTACTACAGCGCCGAGCCGCCCACCCTGCTGGCCGTCCGCGCCGCCGCCCCCGCCGCCGAGCTCGCCCTCACCTGGAAGACCCTCGCCCCACCCCGCCCCGCCCTCCTCGCCGCGATCCGCCCCCGCTGGCTCAACTACCGCTTCGGCCTCGTCACCCGCCCCCTCGCGGACCGCATCCACCAGGACGGCCACCTCCTCTCCGTCTGGACCCCCGACACCCGACGCTCCATGCGCTGCCTGCTGGACATGGGCGTCGACTCGATCACCACCAACCGGGTCGACGCACTGTGCGCACTACGGCAGCTCTTCTAG
- a CDS encoding sigma-70 family RNA polymerase sigma factor → MDGRQWRSTIAAAQAGDRRALDELVEGWLPLVYNIVGRALNGHADVDDVVQETMLRAVDNLDTLRDPDSFRSWLVAIAMRQIRDRARRRTADQLDDGDAHHAADFAELTVLRLQLEGQRKEVAEAVRWLDDEDRQLLSLWWLEVAGELTRRELAAAAGISRQHAAVRVQRMKARLETARGIVRALDSSCSDLGRVTARWSGRPDSVWRKRIARHIRGCARCDGHGHPGEVVVPAERLLVGLALVPVPVGFTLSLAFGGKTAVAATAVSASVGWSAKVIGVLTKPAVAVTAGATIVAGGTYAVTQTPGDRTPQAAPTALSTARAPEVAAPRRPSPSTSPSPSSSPSPSASPSATGKAGLYGTVVDVADRAPDPDTRPAGLPHRPESGLTSSGGARTVMNHRGDSVTFTGEGYVLVRWQISPQYRAGGLVMPSWTGLKGRLFHVASGGGRRMDDPTSADGRTSGMGGPATGYTVLPAGTQQMWQNEYFYVDGTVTLTQNERGADYGITVAASTWDTITDDITYGPDRGAIRYGLVRDTGEDSAPVPQYVTRGKPEDAATVAQRSEV, encoded by the coding sequence GTGGACGGGCGGCAGTGGCGCTCCACCATCGCGGCCGCACAGGCAGGGGACCGGCGCGCCCTCGACGAGCTGGTCGAGGGCTGGCTGCCCCTCGTCTACAACATCGTCGGCCGGGCCCTCAACGGTCATGCCGATGTCGACGACGTCGTGCAGGAAACCATGTTGCGCGCCGTCGACAACCTCGACACGCTGCGTGATCCGGACAGTTTCCGCTCCTGGCTGGTCGCGATCGCGATGCGGCAGATACGGGACCGGGCGCGCCGCCGCACCGCCGACCAGCTCGACGACGGCGACGCCCACCACGCCGCCGACTTCGCCGAACTGACCGTGCTGCGACTGCAGTTGGAGGGTCAGCGCAAGGAGGTCGCGGAAGCGGTCCGCTGGCTCGACGACGAGGACCGGCAACTGCTGTCGCTGTGGTGGCTGGAGGTCGCGGGCGAACTCACCCGACGCGAACTCGCCGCCGCCGCGGGTATCAGCCGACAGCACGCCGCCGTACGGGTCCAGCGGATGAAGGCCCGCCTGGAGACCGCGCGCGGCATCGTCCGCGCCCTCGACTCCTCCTGCTCCGACCTGGGCAGGGTCACCGCCCGCTGGAGCGGTCGGCCCGACTCGGTGTGGCGCAAGCGCATCGCCCGGCACATCCGTGGCTGCGCCCGCTGCGACGGCCACGGCCACCCCGGCGAGGTCGTCGTCCCCGCCGAACGCCTCCTCGTCGGCCTCGCCCTGGTCCCTGTCCCCGTCGGCTTCACCCTGTCGCTGGCGTTCGGCGGGAAGACCGCCGTGGCGGCGACCGCCGTGAGCGCCTCGGTGGGCTGGTCCGCCAAGGTGATCGGCGTCCTCACCAAGCCCGCCGTCGCGGTGACGGCGGGCGCGACGATCGTCGCCGGGGGCACGTACGCCGTGACGCAGACCCCGGGTGACCGGACTCCGCAGGCCGCGCCCACCGCGCTGAGCACGGCCCGCGCGCCGGAGGTCGCGGCGCCCCGCCGCCCGTCGCCCTCCACCTCGCCGTCCCCCTCGTCCTCTCCGTCCCCCTCCGCTTCCCCGTCCGCGACCGGGAAGGCCGGCCTGTACGGCACCGTCGTCGACGTCGCGGACCGGGCGCCGGACCCGGACACCCGGCCGGCCGGCCTCCCGCATCGGCCCGAGTCCGGCCTCACCAGCAGCGGCGGCGCGCGGACCGTGATGAACCATCGCGGTGACAGCGTGACCTTCACGGGCGAGGGTTATGTCCTGGTCCGCTGGCAGATCTCGCCCCAGTACCGGGCGGGCGGCCTGGTCATGCCGTCCTGGACCGGCCTGAAGGGCAGGCTCTTCCATGTCGCCTCGGGCGGCGGCCGCCGCATGGACGACCCGACCTCCGCCGACGGCAGGACCTCCGGCATGGGCGGCCCCGCCACCGGATACACCGTCCTGCCGGCCGGCACCCAACAGATGTGGCAGAACGAGTACTTCTACGTCGACGGCACGGTCACCCTCACCCAGAACGAACGGGGCGCCGACTACGGCATCACCGTCGCCGCCTCCACCTGGGACACCATCACCGACGACATCACCTACGGCCCCGACCGCGGCGCCATCCGCTACGGCCTCGTGCGCGACACCGGTGAGGACTCGGCGCCCGTGCCGCAGTACGTCACGCGAGGGAAGCCGGAGGACGCGGCGACTGTGGCGCAGCGGTCGGAGGTGTAG